One segment of Paenibacillus sp. FSL R7-0337 DNA contains the following:
- a CDS encoding D-alanyl-D-alanine carboxypeptidase family protein, which yields MKSKRKLSSKQIVIKTATVGLLLNMLAFPAASAMAEAVNKPATTEAGTKAAATPAKTAVAKIPTVESLGLKLKSAVLIEPTTGEVLLSLNADQPMPPASMTKMMTEYLVTEAVNSGKISWDQKVIIQENASKQIGSRIFLAAGDEHTVKELYIAMAVGSANDATVALAELVSGSEQQFVTQMNETAQKMGMKTAYFINSTGLDRKDMPAKYRPEEDRETVMSAMDAAILAKYIVTDHPEFTDFTTIQSYKFRERDSKPMINYNWMLEANKDIPNFKAYAYPGLDGLKTGHTTNAGNCFTGTAVRDGMRLISVVMGADSEAHRFTETKKVLDFGFNNFEIKQVVAPKAVIAGTESVPVLKGKNKDVSVVTDAGVTFMVPKGTVSPQIKTTVVTNDPATLIAPIAGASKVGKVTYSYKIEGMSQTQEKTVNLITAEEAEKAGWFKLLLRAIGDFFGDLFKGIKNLF from the coding sequence TTGAAGTCCAAGCGAAAACTAAGCAGTAAGCAAATTGTGATTAAGACAGCGACAGTAGGTCTGCTTTTAAATATGTTAGCATTTCCTGCGGCTTCTGCGATGGCAGAGGCAGTGAATAAACCGGCTACAACAGAGGCTGGAACCAAGGCGGCGGCTACCCCTGCCAAAACGGCAGTAGCCAAGATTCCAACCGTGGAATCCCTCGGATTGAAATTGAAATCGGCAGTATTGATTGAGCCTACTACAGGTGAGGTTCTGCTCTCGCTTAATGCGGACCAGCCTATGCCTCCGGCGAGTATGACGAAGATGATGACAGAATATCTTGTCACAGAAGCGGTGAATAGCGGCAAGATTTCCTGGGATCAGAAAGTAATTATACAGGAGAATGCTTCCAAGCAGATAGGATCGCGTATTTTTTTGGCAGCGGGCGATGAACATACGGTTAAAGAACTCTACATAGCTATGGCGGTAGGCTCTGCCAATGATGCTACCGTTGCCTTGGCTGAACTGGTGTCGGGCTCGGAGCAGCAGTTTGTGACCCAGATGAATGAGACCGCACAGAAGATGGGCATGAAGACGGCTTATTTCATTAATTCCACCGGTCTTGACCGGAAAGACATGCCTGCTAAATACCGGCCTGAAGAGGACCGTGAGACGGTAATGTCTGCAATGGATGCGGCTATTCTTGCTAAGTATATTGTTACGGATCATCCGGAGTTTACAGATTTTACGACAATCCAATCGTATAAATTCCGTGAGCGTGATTCGAAGCCGATGATTAACTATAACTGGATGCTGGAAGCCAACAAGGATATCCCCAATTTCAAGGCTTACGCTTATCCGGGACTGGACGGATTGAAGACCGGACATACGACTAACGCCGGTAACTGCTTCACCGGTACAGCGGTGCGTGACGGTATGCGTCTTATCAGCGTAGTAATGGGAGCAGACTCCGAAGCCCACCGTTTCACCGAAACGAAGAAGGTGCTGGATTTCGGCTTTAATAATTTTGAGATTAAGCAGGTAGTTGCGCCTAAGGCCGTGATTGCCGGCACTGAATCTGTGCCTGTGCTGAAGGGCAAGAATAAAGACGTATCCGTAGTAACGGACGCTGGTGTAACGTTCATGGTTCCTAAGGGTACTGTATCGCCGCAGATCAAGACTACAGTGGTCACGAATGATCCGGCTACGCTGATTGCACCGATTGCCGGAGCCAGCAAGGTAGGTAAGGTCACGTATTCCTATAAGATTGAAGGAATGTCTCAGACGCAAGAGAAGACGGTGAACCTGATTACTGCCGAGGAAGCGGAGAAAGCGGGCTGGTTCAAGCTGCTGCTGAGAGCCATCGGTGATTTTTTCGGTGATCTGTTCAAAGGAATTAAAAACCTGTTCTAG
- the pdxS gene encoding pyridoxal 5'-phosphate synthase lyase subunit PdxS translates to METGTSRVKRGMAEMQKGGVIMDVMNAEQAKIAEAAGAVAVMALERVPSDIRAAGGVARMADPTIVEEVIKVVSIPVMAKARIGHYVEAKVLESLGVDYLDESEVLTPADEVFHINKREFTVPFVCGAKDLGEALRRISEGASMIRTKGEPGTGNIVEAVRHMRHINSQIRKVTGLSPDELYHEAKTLGVPYELLLEVHELGKLPVVNFAAGGVATPADAALMMHLGADGVFVGSGIFKSDNPEKFARAIVEATTHFTDYKLIAEVSKNLGTPMKGIDIATLSPAERMSERGR, encoded by the coding sequence ATGGAAACAGGAACTTCGCGAGTCAAAAGAGGCATGGCAGAAATGCAAAAAGGCGGCGTCATTATGGACGTCATGAATGCAGAACAGGCGAAAATTGCTGAGGCCGCAGGGGCAGTTGCCGTTATGGCTCTGGAGCGTGTACCTTCTGATATCCGCGCAGCGGGTGGTGTCGCACGTATGGCTGATCCTACTATTGTAGAAGAGGTTATCAAGGTAGTGAGCATTCCTGTGATGGCCAAAGCGCGGATCGGCCACTATGTGGAAGCCAAGGTTCTCGAATCTCTGGGTGTAGACTATCTCGATGAGAGTGAAGTACTTACTCCTGCCGATGAAGTGTTCCATATCAACAAACGCGAATTCACGGTTCCTTTTGTATGCGGAGCCAAGGACCTTGGAGAAGCACTGCGCCGGATTAGCGAAGGGGCTTCTATGATCCGTACCAAGGGTGAGCCGGGAACCGGCAACATCGTGGAAGCTGTCCGCCATATGCGCCACATCAACAGCCAAATCCGCAAGGTAACCGGCCTCTCGCCTGATGAGCTATATCATGAAGCTAAGACGCTGGGTGTTCCTTATGAGCTGCTTCTGGAGGTTCACGAGCTGGGCAAGCTGCCTGTTGTTAACTTTGCCGCCGGTGGCGTAGCTACGCCTGCTGATGCCGCGCTCATGATGCATCTGGGTGCTGACGGGGTGTTTGTCGGCTCGGGAATTTTCAAATCGGACAATCCTGAGAAATTCGCCCGTGCCATCGTCGAAGCGACAACCCACTTCACGGACTACAAGCTGATTGCTGAAGTGTCCAAGAATCTGGGCACTCCGATGAAGGGGATTGATATCGCCACGTTGTCCCCGGCTGAACGTATGTCGGAACGCGGCCGTTAA
- the pdxT gene encoding pyridoxal 5'-phosphate synthase glutaminase subunit PdxT: MRIGVLALQGAVTEHIVSIEKTGAQGLPIKRIEELDGIEGLIIPGGESTTIGKLMRKYGFIEAIREFSGQGKPIFGTCAGMIVLAKRIAGDEAGHLELMDITVARNAFGRQRESFECDLEVKGIAEPVRAVFIRAPLIDEVGPDVDVLTLYKDEIVTARQGNLLACSFHPELTDDYRLHQYFADMVEDSIAANL; the protein is encoded by the coding sequence ATGAGAATTGGAGTGTTGGCGCTTCAAGGCGCTGTTACAGAGCATATTGTCAGTATTGAGAAGACCGGCGCACAAGGCCTGCCTATTAAGCGTATAGAGGAGCTTGACGGGATAGAGGGCCTCATCATTCCCGGTGGTGAGAGTACGACGATTGGCAAATTGATGCGCAAATATGGCTTTATTGAAGCGATCCGTGAGTTCTCGGGTCAAGGTAAGCCTATTTTCGGTACATGTGCCGGTATGATCGTGCTGGCGAAGCGGATTGCCGGAGATGAAGCCGGCCATCTGGAGCTGATGGATATTACCGTGGCCAGGAATGCCTTTGGCCGCCAGAGGGAAAGCTTTGAATGTGACCTGGAGGTTAAGGGGATTGCTGAACCCGTGCGGGCGGTATTTATCCGCGCCCCGCTTATTGACGAGGTGGGTCCTGATGTTGATGTGCTTACCCTCTATAAGGATGAGATTGTAACCGCGCGCCAAGGCAATCTGCTGGCCTGCTCGTTTCACCCGGAATTGACTGATGATTACAGGCTGCATCAATATTTTGCCGACATGGTAGAGGACAGTATTGCAGCCAATCTATAG
- the serS gene encoding serine--tRNA ligase: MLDVKVLRSDYARVEEALNKRGKSLDLIAGFPALDQRRRELLQETEGLKNRRNTVSGDVAKKKKNGEPADDLIAEMRTVSDRIKELDDEVRELEVKIDELTMSIPNIPHESVPVGTSEADNVEVRRWSEPKELGFTPKSHWELAQQLDIIDFEAAAKVTGSRFVFYKGLGARLERALINFMMDLHSGEHNYEEMLPPYIVNKDSLYGTGQLPKFEEDLFKLRDTEYYLIPTAEVPVTNYYREEIMTAGDLPKYHVAYSSCFRSEAGSAGRDTRGLIRQHQFNKVELVKLANPESSYEELEKMTADAERVLQLLGLPYRVLLLCTADMGFTSAKTYDLEVWLPESGMYREISSCSNTEDFQARRANIRYRKEPKAKPEFVHTLNGSALAVGRTVAAILENYQQEDGSVLIPECLQPYMRNVKSISAKTTQ; this comes from the coding sequence GTGTTAGATGTTAAAGTATTGCGCAGCGATTATGCAAGAGTAGAGGAAGCACTGAATAAGAGAGGAAAGTCGCTGGATTTGATTGCCGGCTTCCCGGCGCTGGATCAGCGCCGCCGTGAGCTGCTTCAGGAAACAGAAGGGCTCAAGAACCGCCGGAACACTGTGTCCGGAGACGTAGCCAAGAAGAAGAAGAATGGTGAACCGGCTGATGATCTGATCGCAGAAATGCGAACGGTATCTGACCGGATTAAGGAATTGGATGACGAGGTGCGTGAGCTTGAGGTCAAAATTGACGAGCTGACGATGAGCATCCCGAATATTCCGCATGAATCGGTGCCGGTGGGCACCTCCGAGGCAGACAATGTTGAAGTGCGCCGCTGGTCAGAGCCCAAAGAGCTTGGTTTCACTCCGAAATCCCACTGGGAGCTTGCACAGCAGCTGGATATCATTGATTTTGAGGCAGCGGCGAAGGTTACGGGTTCCCGCTTTGTCTTCTATAAAGGACTGGGTGCCAGACTGGAGCGTGCCCTGATCAATTTCATGATGGACCTGCATAGCGGGGAACATAACTATGAAGAGATGCTGCCGCCTTATATTGTTAATAAGGACAGCCTCTATGGAACGGGACAACTACCCAAATTCGAAGAGGACCTGTTCAAGCTGCGGGATACAGAGTATTATCTGATTCCTACGGCAGAAGTGCCTGTGACGAACTATTACCGTGAAGAGATTATGACCGCTGGCGATCTGCCGAAGTATCATGTGGCCTACAGCTCTTGCTTCCGCTCGGAAGCCGGTTCAGCCGGACGCGATACCCGTGGTCTGATCCGCCAGCATCAGTTCAACAAGGTGGAGCTGGTGAAACTGGCCAATCCGGAGAGCTCCTACGAGGAACTGGAGAAGATGACCGCCGACGCTGAACGCGTGCTACAGCTTCTGGGGCTGCCCTACCGCGTCCTGCTGCTCTGTACGGCAGATATGGGCTTCACCTCTGCCAAGACGTATGATCTTGAGGTGTGGCTGCCTGAGAGCGGCATGTACCGCGAGATCTCCTCATGCTCCAACACCGAGGACTTCCAGGCGCGCCGGGCCAATATCCGTTACCGCAAGGAGCCGAAGGCGAAGCCTGAATTCGTGCATACACTGAACGGCTCTGCGCTGGCTGTAGGACGTACGGTTGCAGCTATCCTGGAGAATTACCAGCAGGAGGACGGAAGTGTGCTGATTCCGGAATGCCTGCAGCCGTATATGCGTAATGTGAAATCCATTTCTGCAAAAACAACTCAATAA
- a CDS encoding GNAT family N-acetyltransferase yields the protein MKNARMTKGVLTLSITVDEILDAIKNMEVEYAELFEFQLNNLLMKCRIENRREYFEECIHEISNDVLTPVTPPTDLKEELEQIESNEIFTIALADIYGEYCGVAVAYRNELDTLVLHALYVRQDVQNNNIGTLLVALMISVARFENMSQILLKTLISYQNVKHLYIEKYGFRILGWLPEELGLEPFVLLRKVL from the coding sequence ATGAAAAATGCAAGAATGACTAAAGGAGTGTTGACCCTGAGCATAACAGTTGATGAAATTCTGGATGCAATTAAGAACATGGAAGTAGAATATGCCGAATTATTTGAATTTCAATTAAATAATTTGCTTATGAAATGTAGAATTGAAAATAGGCGTGAATATTTCGAGGAATGTATACATGAAATTTCAAATGATGTTTTAACGCCAGTTACTCCACCAACAGATTTAAAGGAGGAGCTAGAACAAATAGAAAGTAATGAAATATTTACCATTGCTTTAGCCGACATTTATGGTGAATATTGTGGAGTAGCTGTTGCATATAGAAATGAATTAGATACTCTGGTATTGCATGCACTGTATGTGCGCCAAGATGTGCAAAACAACAACATTGGTACTTTATTAGTAGCGTTAATGATTTCTGTTGCTCGATTTGAAAATATGTCACAAATCCTATTGAAAACATTAATAAGCTATCAGAATGTCAAACATTTGTATATTGAAAAATATGGATTTAGAATTTTAGGATGGCTACCAGAAGAATTGGGATTAGAACCATTTGTATTGTTACGTAAAGTGCTGTAA
- a CDS encoding restriction endonuclease: MAYVLSMLIVVIIAVLALLFLSFQRKQRKPAVFTEENYDLKAITIAEIDKMGDGSGFEMYLYRLLMELGYSGVYKTVGSRDFGADVVFTDHQGVRNVIQAKRYHVDNPVGISAVQEVFSCMRYYKAKRAIVIATAKFTEPCETLAGINHVKLLDRTDLINVIDAFRREDILIACNIIEEEPRMILESWSEANSGVLHEVRKDYKAEKYVRRVMGK; encoded by the coding sequence ATGGCATATGTTTTATCTATGTTAATAGTTGTAATTATTGCTGTACTTGCCTTATTATTTTTGAGTTTTCAACGCAAACAAAGAAAACCAGCAGTTTTTACTGAAGAAAACTATGATTTAAAAGCTATTACCATTGCTGAAATAGACAAGATGGGAGATGGCTCTGGCTTTGAAATGTATTTGTATAGGTTGTTAATGGAGCTTGGCTATTCTGGAGTCTACAAGACTGTAGGGAGCCGCGATTTCGGAGCTGATGTGGTCTTCACTGATCATCAGGGTGTTAGAAATGTTATACAAGCAAAGCGGTATCACGTTGACAATCCTGTGGGTATCAGTGCTGTGCAGGAGGTCTTCTCATGCATGCGGTATTACAAAGCTAAGAGAGCCATTGTGATCGCTACAGCCAAGTTTACGGAGCCTTGTGAGACATTGGCTGGCATCAACCATGTGAAGCTGCTTGATCGAACTGACTTGATAAATGTTATTGATGCGTTTAGAAGGGAGGATATTCTTATAGCGTGCAACATCATTGAGGAAGAGCCAAGGATGATACTGGAGTCTTGGTCAGAAGCCAATAGTGGTGTACTGCATGAAGTTCGAAAGGATTATAAGGCTGAGAAGTATGTAAGGAGAGTTATGGGGAAGTAA
- a CDS encoding TIGR02391 family protein yields MDIKNNIQQDLWEAIHKNYENESYSSAILDSIHILTETIRNKTGLEGDGSNLIGQAFGGENPRIQLNKLQTESEKNVQKGIQDILRGFFTAIRNPRSHDKHNDTKAEADAIIYFLDYLLRMLDKSKVQFEESIFLERVFEKHYVKSTVYSDLLASEIPKRQRANIAISVILQRKKGDIGKIGYFMKSIFDKLDEVDMHNIFKVISEELKLANTDEDIRSMLHIVPGKHWNNIDEIVRIRIENILFESLKSGELSMEGDKCKNGALATWIQTEHLMNFQSISNWTYVIVKKLSGSYSEKAYIDKFFWNKICETNFEEIDFFLESYIRGGLESNNEEIIKKLEVQIQFNENHPWWEVFKEELENHPNIQYFDLPF; encoded by the coding sequence ATGGATATAAAAAATAATATTCAACAAGATCTGTGGGAAGCGATACATAAAAATTATGAGAACGAGAGTTATTCAAGTGCCATCTTAGATTCAATTCATATATTAACTGAAACGATTAGAAATAAAACTGGTCTTGAAGGTGATGGGTCAAATTTAATTGGACAGGCTTTTGGTGGAGAGAATCCTCGAATACAATTGAATAAACTGCAGACTGAATCGGAGAAAAATGTACAAAAAGGAATTCAAGATATACTTAGAGGTTTTTTTACGGCAATTAGAAATCCAAGAAGCCATGATAAGCATAATGATACTAAAGCAGAAGCAGATGCTATCATATATTTTTTAGACTATTTACTGAGAATGCTTGATAAATCTAAAGTTCAGTTTGAAGAATCGATATTCTTGGAAAGAGTATTTGAAAAGCACTATGTTAAATCAACTGTGTACTCTGACCTGCTGGCTAGTGAAATTCCAAAAAGGCAAAGAGCCAATATCGCCATATCAGTTATTTTGCAAAGAAAAAAAGGTGATATCGGAAAAATTGGGTATTTTATGAAATCTATTTTCGATAAATTGGATGAAGTTGATATGCATAACATCTTTAAAGTTATCAGTGAAGAATTGAAACTTGCCAATACGGACGAAGATATACGATCAATGTTACATATAGTACCGGGCAAGCATTGGAACAACATTGATGAAATCGTTAGAATAAGAATCGAAAATATACTATTTGAAAGTTTAAAGTCAGGTGAACTTAGTATGGAAGGTGATAAATGTAAAAACGGAGCTTTAGCAACTTGGATTCAAACCGAACATTTGATGAATTTCCAGAGCATCTCTAATTGGACTTACGTAATAGTAAAAAAGTTGAGCGGCAGTTATTCGGAGAAGGCTTATATTGACAAGTTTTTTTGGAATAAAATTTGTGAAACTAACTTTGAAGAGATTGATTTCTTTCTTGAGTCCTATATTCGAGGGGGGCTTGAATCGAATAATGAAGAGATAATCAAGAAATTGGAAGTTCAGATACAATTCAATGAGAATCATCCATGGTGGGAAGTATTCAAAGAGGAATTAGAAAACCATCCTAATATCCAATACTTTGATCTCCCTTTTTAG
- a CDS encoding DUF2971 domain-containing protein: MMDYIKAVEQINDQPNDSSMGMYIYEKTRLLLPDKLYKYYSITENEELNNKKFVTLLKKEIFIAEPKYMNDPFDGKAYFYKEEKLMEFERLKRSKGRLIDDFSSFIKLTCFSKKGINNMPMWAHYANNHTGYCAQYSTSDQSNSQLRSSLFPVQYTDVRIDITEIMYRYTKMLIDKVEKTNLNGKKLKTEIDDLSLFWTSFYLNCIKHVSWSYEEEFRFITSSSNEPFVKANPSGIFIGIKCRKEHVHILHQIAKSLNIPIYQMVFEEKSLKYEMTYELLET, encoded by the coding sequence ATGATGGATTATATTAAAGCGGTAGAACAAATAAATGATCAACCAAATGACAGTTCAATGGGCATGTACATTTATGAAAAAACTAGATTATTACTACCTGATAAACTTTATAAGTATTATTCCATTACTGAGAACGAAGAATTAAACAATAAAAAGTTCGTGACACTTTTAAAAAAAGAGATATTCATTGCCGAACCTAAATATATGAATGACCCATTTGATGGTAAGGCATACTTCTATAAAGAAGAGAAATTAATGGAATTTGAGAGGCTCAAGAGGTCAAAAGGCCGTTTAATAGATGATTTTTCTTCATTTATTAAGTTGACATGTTTCTCAAAAAAGGGCATCAATAACATGCCTATGTGGGCGCATTATGCAAATAATCATACTGGCTATTGTGCTCAGTACAGTACATCTGATCAATCAAATAGCCAACTGCGTTCATCATTGTTTCCAGTTCAATATACAGATGTACGAATTGATATTACAGAGATAATGTATAGATATACTAAGATGTTGATAGATAAGGTAGAAAAGACCAATTTAAACGGAAAAAAGCTTAAAACTGAGATAGACGATCTCTCTTTGTTTTGGACTTCTTTTTATTTAAACTGCATAAAGCATGTAAGTTGGTCATATGAAGAAGAGTTTAGATTTATTACATCATCCTCCAATGAGCCATTTGTAAAGGCAAATCCTTCAGGAATCTTTATCGGAATAAAATGTAGGAAGGAACATGTTCATATACTGCATCAGATTGCTAAAAGCTTAAACATTCCTATTTATCAAATGGTCTTTGAGGAGAAATCTTTGAAATACGAGATGACATATGAATTGTTGGAGACTTAA
- a CDS encoding small acid-soluble spore protein P has product MSKPKSMPVPGVQQDNQGPRKEHHSSGPAPLSGSKKVKQANHVDHHNPQG; this is encoded by the coding sequence ATGAGCAAACCCAAGAGCATGCCTGTACCCGGCGTACAGCAGGACAATCAGGGACCCCGCAAGGAGCACCATTCTTCAGGTCCGGCGCCGTTATCCGGGTCTAAAAAGGTGAAGCAGGCCAACCATGTGGACCATCATAATCCGCAGGGTTAA
- a CDS encoding DUF6612 family protein has product MNKKWGLSAAALLLTAAVILPGCAKKEEPKAALTSAAAKATAMTSYEMKTKLVINDLSIDTGTNEADASTGQMLSMLKNAELTIDGVYQAEPMQTEMTTVLNLKGDMAMSFTVPMVMTGQKLYVKVPSIPFLPIPETIVNKFVELDLKQLAEEQGAEFNPAQMDAQKVQKLSNEVMNTLLGEYDQAKYFNDIKPKDAGLPEGVEAKQVVQFQVTNDNVKEALTILVNNALPKIIDIMGKEEYKDLLQVEPAKLAEAKEQLQTSEARAEFDKSLADLNKYLTINQFHLNTAVNKDDYPVYQDMLMNIKVNDPDKGENVTLSMNASNQYSKINEKQTFKIGIPQGDDVITLEELQQQFGNTGTSTY; this is encoded by the coding sequence ATGAACAAAAAATGGGGGCTATCCGCTGCCGCGTTACTGTTAACTGCTGCAGTAATTCTGCCGGGATGTGCAAAGAAAGAGGAGCCTAAGGCGGCTCTGACTTCAGCTGCAGCCAAAGCTACAGCTATGACATCTTACGAAATGAAGACCAAATTAGTTATCAATGATCTGTCGATAGACACAGGTACCAATGAAGCGGATGCTTCAACGGGCCAGATGCTCAGCATGCTTAAGAACGCCGAGCTTACTATCGATGGAGTCTACCAGGCAGAGCCTATGCAGACAGAAATGACAACCGTTCTGAATCTGAAGGGGGACATGGCCATGTCCTTCACGGTTCCAATGGTAATGACCGGACAGAAGCTGTATGTCAAAGTACCTTCGATTCCGTTCCTGCCGATTCCTGAGACGATCGTTAACAAATTCGTAGAGCTGGATCTGAAGCAGCTGGCTGAAGAGCAGGGCGCTGAATTCAATCCTGCACAGATGGATGCACAGAAGGTGCAGAAGCTGTCGAATGAAGTGATGAATACCTTGCTTGGTGAATACGATCAAGCCAAGTATTTCAATGATATCAAACCTAAGGATGCAGGTCTGCCTGAAGGCGTAGAAGCCAAGCAGGTAGTTCAATTCCAGGTTACCAACGATAACGTCAAAGAGGCACTCACCATTCTGGTGAACAACGCTTTGCCGAAGATTATTGATATTATGGGCAAAGAAGAATACAAGGATCTGCTGCAGGTTGAGCCTGCCAAGCTGGCCGAAGCCAAGGAACAGCTGCAAACCAGTGAAGCCCGTGCTGAGTTCGACAAGAGCCTGGCTGATCTGAACAAGTATCTCACTATTAACCAGTTCCATCTGAATACCGCAGTCAACAAAGATGATTATCCGGTATACCAGGATATGCTCATGAACATCAAGGTTAATGATCCTGACAAGGGTGAGAATGTTACCTTATCTATGAATGCAAGCAACCAATACAGCAAGATCAATGAGAAGCAGACCTTCAAGATTGGCATTCCGCAAGGTGATGATGTCATCACTCTGGAAGAGCTGCAGCAGCAGTTCGGAAACACAGGTACGAGTACTTATTAA